In the genome of Impatiens glandulifera chromosome 6, dImpGla2.1, whole genome shotgun sequence, the window ATGCGATCCTTGTGTTTAATGTAGATTTAAATGAGGAAGCTAAAAGTAGGGGTGAGCAATTTTAAGGTAAACCCAACCTGTTTCGAACTTTTTCAGTTTTGGGTAACTTTTATCGGGTAGacaaaaaaactgaaatatatgatataacccgaaaaaagaaaaacatttacAGCAAACAATGTTGTCCTAGCGGGTGAAACTGCTCAGGGGGGGACTCTTCCTAACCCCCTGGtagtctttttttttaatataatgattATTCCAATCTTATCCTTGTTTGGTTGTTGGAATGCAAACTAGTATtctatattgttatttaattaacatatcatgtaataatttaaaagtgatgaataatacatgtaaaattaatttgatatatattatagtgacttgaattatttattatatagagaggttttattttatataattttatttaacagaTTTATTGAGGAGAAAACGAATGCTTGTCATCATCCTTTTTGGAAAGTGGTATTTTATCATAATCACTTGAATGCCAAAGTGAATATTGAAGtagataaaacttttttttcGTGAAAAgtgtatgaaaaatatatttttttccaaatttgtAGATCAtgctaaaatattaaatgacttTTTTTGGCCACTTTGACAAAATTCTATACCAAAGAGAGAAAAGGTGATgacaaagaaatataaataataagggGAAAGCATTCTTACTCATTCATTGAATTCATCCGAATTGGATGGAAGTTACATGGTGCAGGAACTCCATTGACCACATGACAACTGGATAAGCCACTTCCCAAGTGTTGTCCAGGGGCTGGAATTGGTGGTTGTTGTAGGACAGGGTATCCCATAGGCAAATTGTTAACTGTAATGCAAATGATTGGAGATCAACAACAATGTATTATGATAAGAAAAGGCAAACTAATCTAACTGGACAAAAACAAAGAGAGGTGTCATTAAAGTACACAAGTCAAAGAGGAATCCAAGGCCATTTTGTGTTCTTTtaggaaatgaaaaaaataccaGTGTCACTCATCTTCACGAGAGAAGCATCTAGCACTCTTTGGTAGTATTTGTACAGATAGTTCAGAGTAATATAAACAATTAGttataaaaagtatataaaaaacaataaggAGGCTAGGGGTGAGCATTGTTTGGGTAAACCCGAAACCCAACCTGTTCCGAACACATTTTTCAGGTTTGGGTAATTATAGAGTTAGTTTTGTTATACCATCCAATCATTCACATTTCTTTAGAAACTACCTACAACAATTTCATCATTTCTCAATGTCAAAAGATTTGATGTGAAAAAAGTTACCTGGCATTGGATGAATACCGTTCTGAATGGGGGCCAGAGGAACCTTTTGAGGAAGCTGCATCATTTGATACTGATGCTGGAGTAGATGATTGAATGTGATAATCTGTTTCTTCAGCTTTAACCTTATATAGTATGCCCTGAAGAATTCAgcattttcttcttccaatTTTTGCCACACTGCATTTGATTTTATAACACATAATCAGCTAAGAGTATTAGTGCATGACTAGACAACAGAAAAAGGTTACTGCGCTATAAAGGGGATAATAAACTGTTTCAAATGtattttatctttaactaaTAAACAACTAAAGATAAACTTTCGGTATTTTcacataaatatttaactagAAAGAACTTCTTCAAAAGATATCTGATCTCACCCAAAGTTGTAAATCCAGGATCTATCCTTGCTCTAGTCAAGAGAGTCTTTACCACTTCTTCTCTGTTCATGTACAACTGTAAACACCGCTCTATCAAATTCTGAACCTGCACCAAGTAAATGAACCTTtaagcaaaaaaaattaagagataaGTTCCTCCAATGGCAGTTGCAGAATAATAATTCcaaggaaaaataataataatactctaACTAAGGTTGCCCTCTTACAAGTTCTATATCTTCTCGCGAAACCTTTTTGTTATCATTGCTGGAAACAGAAATGGAGCCCGAGTCTACTACAGGAGCTTCTGTTGGATTGTTCAGTGGATTACCTTGGGACTCATGTGACACCTGAGTTGATGATTGTGTTTCTGGTGTATTCTGAAAATCCAGTCAAATCTGGTATGTGAATAAACAAATAGAGCcttaatagataagaaatatGATCCACATGTTTGAAACAGGCACCTGTTTATTCTTCATTTCACTTAAATTATAGTTGGTAGTATGTCTTCGTCAATGGGACACTCtgataaataagaaaatgacATGTTAAATGGAAACAAGCTATAAATTGAGGCAGCAGCTTCACCTGGAAATTAAAATCAGAGTAAACCGAACAGCTATAACCTAGTAAGAAACCGCTAAATAACttctttcaaaaaatatttaaatagttatccACGGGCAACTGATGAACTCCACAATCCATCAAAGGGAGATAATACTATGATGTTGAGATAAGTCCATTTAACCTTATACCAATAAATCTGCAATGTCTAAAATCTAACTGATCTTTGAACAAGTGAGAGATGACTTCACTGCAGAAAATAATAATCTCAatgaaaatgaatgaattatggAAGTAATTAGCATCTCGATCGCATTCAAGTACTGCATCTCATGCTGAGTGTCAAAACCAGGATAAAGAATAACTAGTCATCTGAGATTCACAGAAACGGATTCGTCCAAATGCACCAGCAGTAGAATACAcagtaattatttaaaaacaaccTAGAAGAACTTCAGAGCATGCAGTCTTAATAAGTTTTCCACTTATATTTCATTCAAACAACCTAGAACGTGAAAATTTTGCAGAAAGATAAATAGAATCTACAGATGAATCAACTTAAACACCTATCGATACGCTCTTCACGATTGACTTCATAATCTAGCTAATTGTCAATCGCATTCATGTACTGCATCTTATGCTGATTGTCATTTGAGattcataatattaatataaaagaatcGATAGAAACTGATTCGTCCAAATCCTCCAGCAGTAGAATAcgtcataattatttaaaaacaaccAAGAACTTAAGAGCATGCAGTCTTATTGAGTTTTCCACTTAGATTTCATTTAAACAACCTAGAACGTGAAAATTTTGCAGAAAGATAAATAGAATCTAGCGATGAA includes:
- the LOC124944003 gene encoding uncharacterized protein LOC124944003 isoform X2 codes for the protein MKNKQNTPETQSSTQVSHESQGNPLNNPTEAPVVDSGSISVSSNDNKKVSREDIELVQNLIERCLQLYMNREEVVKTLLTRARIDPGFTTLVWQKLEEENAEFFRAYYIRLKLKKQIITFNHLLQHQYQMMQLPQKVPLAPIQNGIHPMPVNNLPMGYPVLQQPPIPAPGQHLGSGLSSCHVVNGVPAPCNFHPIRMNSMNDMVIDGSAQDATPVIPPNSAMSADMPLSPTSITTSSGHFPFTSDMSGMGVDTSVLDTAFTSDVANSVELELPSDNGAVNSRDSLRSWAQMPWNFSLSDLTADLSNLGDLGALGNYPGSPFLPSDSDILLDSPEQEDIEEFFVDTIPGPQSDEDKP
- the LOC124944003 gene encoding uncharacterized protein LOC124944003 isoform X1, which gives rise to MKNKQNTPETQSSTQVSHESQGNPLNNPTEAPVVDSGSISVSSNDNKKVSREDIELVQNLIERCLQLYMNREEVVKTLLTRARIDPGFTTLVWQKLEEENAEFFRAYYIRLKLKKQIITFNHLLQHQYQMMQLPQKVPLAPIQNGIHPMPVNNLPMGYPVLQQPPIPAPGQHLGSGLSSCHVVNGVPAPCNFHPIRMNSMNDMVIDGSAQDATPVIPPNSAMSADMPLSPTSITTSSGHFPFTSDMSGMGVDTSVLDTAFTSDVANSVELELPSDNGAVNSRDSLRSWAQMPWNFSLSDLTADLSNLGDLGALGNYPGSPFLPSDSDILLDSPEQEDIVEEFFVDTIPGPQSDEDKP